The genomic segment GGGAGCAGGCCGGAGCCCTGGAGCGGAACGTTCGGCGTGATCGCGTACACCGACCGGGCCGGGTCGTTGCCGCGCCGGTACATCACCACCCCCGGCCGCGCGGTCAGGCCGGGGCACCCCATCCCGGCCGCGAGTTGAATCGCTTCGTCCAGATCGCCAATGTGATCCACCAGTCCCTTTGCCTTCGCCTGCGTACCCGTGAAGATGCGCCCGTCGAACGTGGCGGCCTCGGTCGCCGCCGGACGCGCCCGCTTGACGTCGGCGATCAACTGGCCGTGGAACTCGTCGGCCATGGCCTGGAGGAGTTTCTTCTCGTCGTCCGTGAGCTTCCGGGCCGAAGTACCGATCTCGGTCAGGTCGCCCGCTTTGATCGATTGGGGGATGATGTTGAACTGCGCCATTAGGTCTTGAAGGTTGAACAGGTTCAACAGAACGCCGATCCCGCCCGTGACCGTGGCCGGACCGGCAACGACCTGGTCCGCGCCCGACGCGAGGTAGTAGGCCCCGCCCGTAGCGGTGTCCATCAGGCAGGCGATGACGGGCAGTTTGGACCGCTCCCTGAAACGTTCGAGGTCGTGGCGCATCGCGATGCACGCGGCCACGCCGCCACCGGGACTGTTCACCCGCAACACGACCGCCTTGACGCACGGGTCACACGCGACCGCTTCGAGCTTCTCGCGGAACAGCGCGACCGGGTTCTCGCCGACCGAAAGCGGGCCGACGAACGGGGTGTTGAGAATCAACCCGTCCACGTCCAGAACGGCGATGCGGCTCGCGCCGGCCTGTACAACAACGGGCCTCACGTTGCCCGCGGTCGGGCTCACGGGCGTCGTGTCCAGCCGGGTCTCCACCTGCGACCGGAGGACGAACCGGTTGCACCCGACGAGTACCGGCACCAGCGCGAGAACGATCGTTACGAGACGCATAACCCGCCCTCTTACCCCACCGACCGCATCAGCCCGTGTCAACCCCTTCTATCGGAACAACCGGTATTCCCCATTAACCCAATTCCCGGCACAACAGATGCACTCGCTGCAACCCTCCCTACCAGCCACCTTTGAGGATG from the Frigoriglobus tundricola genome contains:
- the sppA gene encoding signal peptide peptidase SppA, with protein sequence MRLVTIVLALVPVLVGCNRFVLRSQVETRLDTTPVSPTAGNVRPVVVQAGASRIAVLDVDGLILNTPFVGPLSVGENPVALFREKLEAVACDPCVKAVVLRVNSPGGGVAACIAMRHDLERFRERSKLPVIACLMDTATGGAYYLASGADQVVAGPATVTGGIGVLLNLFNLQDLMAQFNIIPQSIKAGDLTEIGTSARKLTDDEKKLLQAMADEFHGQLIADVKRARPAATEAATFDGRIFTGTQAKAKGLVDHIGDLDEAIQLAAGMGCPGLTARPGVVMYRRGNDPARSVYAITPNVPLQGSGLLPNLPGLDRSKLPTFLSVWQPELTLEKMGGK